A DNA window from Thalassospiraceae bacterium LMO-JJ14 contains the following coding sequences:
- a CDS encoding S41 family peptidase, which produces MQAMTGNFRILRRLTGPLAVLALSACAMIPGQDKTQPTATFAEPAAAEVIAVGFDNIADKYIEPVELKRIGVEGLRGLGAIDAGLSLSEQSGEIVMFEYGTEIGRMQFPPATDVRAWAAAVVALTEKARENSSDIRAASPEKIYEAIFDGALSDLDIFSRYAGMKEATRNRARRDGFGGIGIRFRIEDGAAVVTKVLEATPAFDSGMRPGDRIIKVEGRETKGLENTEITRIIRGPVHTQVTLTISRPEAVQPFTIAVARVHIVPETVRWRVENNIGIIQISSFNHETANALEKVLNKAMAPDSEPLAGLVIDLRGNPGGLLRQSIEVADMLLTQGDILRTSGRHPDSLHHYKASGRDLAAGKPLVIMIDGKSASAAEIVAAALQDRDRAVIIGTSSYGKGSVQTVIRLPNDGEITLTWSKFVAPSGYYIHGLGVVPTVCTSGQEKIHQAAGIIEKSLEGEQALKTVSWRRRALLDDDERQQMRSGCPAESRPGALDLEIAKRLILNGRLHARALRITTATAQATH; this is translated from the coding sequence ATGCAGGCTATGACTGGGAATTTCAGGATATTACGCAGACTGACCGGGCCGCTCGCGGTTCTGGCGTTGTCAGCGTGTGCCATGATCCCGGGGCAGGACAAGACACAGCCTACCGCCACATTCGCCGAACCCGCCGCCGCCGAAGTGATTGCCGTCGGTTTCGACAACATCGCGGACAAGTACATCGAGCCTGTGGAATTGAAACGAATCGGCGTCGAGGGTTTGCGGGGCCTTGGCGCCATTGACGCCGGGCTTAGTCTTTCCGAACAATCCGGCGAGATCGTCATGTTCGAATATGGCACGGAAATCGGCCGCATGCAGTTCCCGCCGGCAACGGATGTGCGTGCCTGGGCCGCCGCCGTTGTCGCGCTGACGGAAAAAGCGCGTGAGAATTCCTCCGATATCCGCGCCGCCTCTCCGGAAAAAATCTACGAGGCCATTTTCGACGGCGCTTTGTCGGACCTGGATATCTTTTCCAGATATGCCGGCATGAAGGAAGCCACCCGAAACCGCGCCCGGCGCGATGGTTTCGGCGGCATCGGCATCCGCTTCCGTATCGAGGACGGCGCCGCCGTGGTCACCAAGGTGCTTGAGGCGACACCGGCTTTCGACAGCGGCATGCGACCGGGCGACCGCATCATCAAGGTGGAAGGCCGCGAAACCAAGGGGCTGGAAAACACGGAAATCACCCGCATAATCCGCGGCCCCGTGCATACCCAGGTGACCCTGACAATATCGCGCCCCGAAGCGGTGCAGCCCTTCACCATCGCCGTGGCGCGCGTTCACATCGTGCCGGAAACCGTGCGCTGGCGGGTCGAAAACAACATCGGCATCATTCAGATATCCAGTTTCAATCATGAAACCGCGAATGCGCTGGAAAAAGTCCTGAACAAAGCCATGGCCCCGGATTCCGAGCCTTTGGCCGGCCTTGTCATCGATCTCAGGGGCAATCCCGGTGGGCTTTTGCGGCAATCCATCGAAGTCGCCGATATGCTGCTGACCCAAGGCGATATCCTGCGCACCTCAGGCCGCCATCCGGACAGCCTGCACCACTATAAGGCCAGCGGACGCGACCTTGCCGCCGGCAAGCCCCTGGTCATCATGATCGACGGCAAATCCGCATCGGCGGCCGAGATCGTCGCGGCGGCGCTGCAGGACCGCGACCGCGCCGTCATCATCGGCACATCGTCATATGGCAAAGGCAGCGTACAAACCGTGATCCGCCTGCCCAACGACGGCGAAATCACCCTGACGTGGTCCAAATTCGTCGCCCCGTCCGGGTATTACATCCATGGGCTCGGCGTCGTCCCGACCGTCTGCACCAGCGGCCAGGAAAAAATACATCAGGCCGCCGGCATCATCGAAAAATCGCTGGAAGGCGAACAGGCGCTAAAAACCGTCTCATGGCGCCGCCGCGCGCTCCTGGATGACGATGAACGTCAGCAGATGCGAAGCGGCTGTCCGGCAGAATCCCGCCCTGGCGCACTGGATCTGGAGATCGCCAAACGGCTCATTTTGAATGGCAGACTGCATGCCCGCGCGCTCCGGATAACCACCGCGACGGCCCAGGCGACGCACTAA